DNA from Serinibacter salmoneus:
TCGCGGGCGCGCTGCGCGGCCTGCCGCCGACCGCTGCGCCCGTGGCCTTCCAGACCGTCGATCCATGGTCCCTGCGCACCGCGATGGAGGCGCATCTGACGAGCGGTCCTCGCGCCTGGTACCGGCGCTACAGCGCGCTGGTGCGGCATCGCCTGGAGCGTGCGCTGCCCGCGCAGGTCCGGCTGCTCACGGTGGGTCAGGCGGATGCCGAGTCGTGGTCCCGCGCCCTGGGACGGACAGTGCGAGCCGTGCCGAACGGCGTGGACACCGCGGCACTGACGGGCCCAGCACCCCACGTCCCGCCGGATGCCCCGCCCCGCGGCGCCCCCGATGTGTGCTTCGTGGGCAGCCTCGACTACGCGCCGAACGTCGAGTCCGCCCGCCGGCTCGTCCACCGCGTGGCACCCCTGCTGTGGGAACAGCGCCCCGACCTGAGCATCGTGGTGGCGGGTCGTTCGCCCGTGCCACAGGTGCTGGAGCTCGCCTCTGATCGGGTCACCGTGCAAGCCAATGTGCCTGACCTTGCCGCCCTGGTGCGTTCCGCCCGTGTCGCCGTGTTCCCCGATCTTCACGGGCTGGGCAAGCGCAACTCCGTCAGTGAGGCGCTCGCGGTGGGCACCCCGGTGGTCGCAACCGCCGTCGCGGCACGGGAACAGGGTGAACACCCGCTGCTGACTCGCGCTGAGAGCGATCGCGACCTCGCCGGGGCCGTCCTGGCGGCGTGGGAGCGCCCACCGGCCGCGCAGCCGTCCCAGCACGGGGTCGCGATGCGGACCTGGGCGGACGCGGCCGCGGACTACCTGGCCGCGTTGTCCTGAGCCGGATCGAGGTCGGTGCCGGTCATCAGCACCACGCTCGCACGCCACAGCGCCACGTCCCGGTCCACGGCCACGGCTGCCTCGGCACCCCGTGCGGGGAGCCGTTCGGCCAGGCTGGCGGCGCACCGAGCCCAGGTGAGCATCACGACCTCCTCGGCCCGCCGAGGATCGGCGCCGCATGAGGTGAGATGGCCGCGTAGCGCGGACAGGCCGGCTCCCGACGGCGAGAACTCCCGACGCAGGAGAGCCACCTGGTCCTGCGTGCGCCAGGCGCCCTCCAGGGCACAGGTGAGGTAGTGCCAGGCGTACACGAGGTCGCTCCCGGCGATGCCGGTGAGGTCGGCTCGTTCCCAGTCCAGCACGGTCAACCTCCCGCTCGCGGGTTCCACCAGGAGGTTCGGGTGCCCGAGGTCGCCGTGTTCGACCGCACCGGTCAGCAGTTCCGGGCGCATGGCCGCGTGTGTCGCGGCGGTGAGGGCGGTGAGCCAGGAGGGTTGTCCGCACCGCGCCGCGAGGTCGACCAGACCGCGCAGCGCCGCGGCCGGTTCGACCGGGGGCGCCGGGAGGCGCCCCAGCCGCGCCACGAAGGCCAGCACCGCGCCGCGGGCACCCACCGGATCGGCACGCACGCGCTGCGGGGAGAGTTCCTCGCCCGCCAGGGCGGTGGTGACCATGGCGGGACGGCCACGATGGGCCCAGACCCCGAGCAGTTCCGGGACTCCCGAGAACCCCTGGTCACCGAGATGGGTCAGGACTCGGGACTCCCGGTCGATCCCCGCCGTGTCGCCGGGGTCGCGCGGCACCTTGACGGCGAGCGAGGGTCGCGCCCCTCGCCCGTGGTGGAGCAGGGCGATCAGGTGCCGCGACGTCTCGTAGCGCGGCGTGATGACGACCGCGCCGGCCGCCTGTGCGGCGTCGATCCGGTCGGCTGCCCGGGGGTCGGCGAGCAGACCCGCGAGCCAGGTGCGCGGAATCCCTCCCCGTGCCGACCAGAGGCTTCCCTGGGCCACCAGCACGGGCATCGCGCCGAGGCGTGCGGTCCCTCGCGCCGCGACGCCGACCAGCGCTCCCGCCGGGATCCCCGCCACGCGCCGCAGGGTCGAGTCGAGTGCGGGGGCGGAGTCCAGCGGCACCAGGCGGGCGGAGCGGTGCAGGCTCGGCGCATGCCAGGTGACCCCGGACACCGTCCATCCGGCGGCACGGATCCGGCTCCGCAGGCGCGGGAGCACTCCCAGACCCGGCAGGCCCGAGCCTAGCGTGAGCATCGCGCCGTCCGGCGTCAGCGCCCGCGCAGCGTGGGAGAGCTCCCGACGGTGCGGATTGTGGGTCACCACCAGGTGCAGGGTGGCGGTCGGTGCCCCGGCGAGCGGGCGGACCTGGGCGCCCGCCTCCTGCAGCCCCCGGACCCAGCCCGCAGGCAGGGGCACGGACCCGATCCCGACCTGTGCCCCCGGCTGCAACCACGGGCCGTCGCCGAGCATCACGGCGTCGACCGCCTGGCGACCGTGCAGGGGCCCTGGGGGGTCCCCCACCAGGGTGCGCCACACGATCCTGGTCGCGCTGGCGAGCGTCTGCCCGGGTGTTGCGGTCGCATCGAGAAGGTGGGCGCGCGGGTGCTCCTCGGCGATGCGCCGGTACTCCTGCCGCCACTCCTCCAGGATCTGGGGGCTGTGCTCCCGTTTGCGCTGGTACATCACGCTCCCGGGGGCATCCAGGACGAGGATCAGGTCCACCGGTGGTGCCACCGCGTGCGCCACCCAGCGCGTGATGCGCCCCCCGACGGAGGAGTCGTCCGAGCTGAGCCGGGTGTCCAGAGCCAGCCGGTCGAGCAGCACCACCTCCCCGCGCAACCGGTGCACAGCGACACTGAGAGCGGTGGCGCTGACCCGCGTCAGCGCGAGCCCCAGCCGCGCCCCCGGGACCCGCTCGAGGAGAGCGTCCCACGCGTGCGGCTTCCAGAGACCGAGGTGACGGTAGTGGGTCGTGAGGGGGAGCGAGGCGGCGAGGCCGTCCAACAGGGTCGTCTTGCCGGCGCCGTCCGGGCCGAGGACACCGATCGCGACGCCCCGGGGGCGACCAGGCACCCGCACCGGGATCCTGCGGCCGAGGCGAGCGGTGACGGCCCGGGTCACCGCCGGCCCGGGAACGCTGCGACGCCACCTGGCGGCGAGCAGACGTGACAGCCGTGCGCTCGCGTCCTCGTCCCCGAGTACCCGGGTCAGCCGGTAGGCGCAGCCCTCGCCGGCGATCGCGTCCAGGCGGGCGGCCAGCGGGGAGTCCAGGGGCCGGTGCCGGAGCGCAGCGAGCGCCTCGGCTCGCCGGTGAGCGGGGACGCCACCCTTGTCCAGGACGAGGTGCAGCAGCAGCAGCAGGGCCTCATCGCTCGGGTCGGGGGAGGGGATGCCCTCGCGCACCACCCCTCGTGCCAACACCTGCGGCGCCCACGGACTCACCAGGTCCTGGTAGCGACCGAAGGCGAGTTCGTCCACCACGTCGAGCCCGGTCCACCCGTCCTGGCCGAAGGCGAAGTGGAAGCGGTGGGATCCGTGCCCGTGCGCGAGCACCCGCACCAGCCCGGACTGAGCCAGGGACTCCTGCGCGATCGCGCGCCAGTCGCGAGAGACGAGGACGTCGATGTCCCGGTCCGGCCGGGCGAGGGAGCGCCGACCGCGCAACAGCAGCCACGGCACCCCGGCCCGATCAAGCGCGTCGAAGGCTGCGCGCGCCTGCGGATGAACGGATGGCATCGACACGTGGGTCCCCCTGGTTCCTCCCGCCATTGCCGTGCGGGAGATGCCACGCTAATCGACGGCGGGCGCCTCGTGGTGGCTCGCGTGTCCGCGCCTCCCGACCGCGGTCCGCCGTCGTCGCCACGCAACCGGGTCCGGCTACCGGGACCCGAAGCGCCACCGCAGGGCCCGCAGACGGTCGGTGAGCCGTGGGCGGTACCGCGGGCACCGCCGGCACACCGAGCACTCGCTCCCGTATCGATAGTGTTCGTGGGCCGCGCGTGGGTGACCGCAGCGGCACGTCGCCGGCATCGCGTGGCGCCGGGGGGTCGAGTGCGTCACGGCCCCAGCGTACGGCTCGCCTGCCGGGAACGTGCGGCGTGAGCGCTGCGCCGGGGCCGGGAAACGGTGCCCGAGATCCCTGTCTCCTCCCACGACCCACGACGAAGGTGGTTTACCCCCTGCTGGTGACGATGTGGCATGGTGAACGCCGGGCGTCCTTCAGATGGCGCTGCGGTGTCCGCAGGGGGCGGGCGCGCTCGAGGCGATGTCGTGTCGTCCTCGGCGACTGGACACGGGGGGATCTATGCCGACAAGGCCTGTGCAACCCACGATCAGCATCGTGGTACCGACAAAGAACGAAGCGGCGAACCTGCGTGAGGTCCTGCCGAGGCTGCCTGCCGTCCACGAGGTGATCGTGGTCGATGGCGGCTCGGTGGACGGCACGGTGCAGGCGGCGCGCGAGACGCTGCCCGGCGTCCGCATCGTGGAGCAAACGCGTCGCGGGAAGGGGAACGCGCTCGCCTGCGGCTTCGAGGTCGCCACGGGCGACGTCATCGTGATGTTCGACGCGGACGGCTCAGCGGATCCCGCGGAGATCCCCGTCTTCGTCGATGCGCTCACCCAGGGTGCGGACTTCGCCAAGGGCTCGCGGTTCGCGCCCGGCGGGGGCAGCGAGGACATCACACCGATCCGCCGCGCGGGTAACGCCGCGCTGCACGTCGTGGCCAACCTCGCGTTCCGGACCCGTTTCTCCGACCTGTGCTACGGCTACAACGCGTTCTGGCGGGACATGGTGCCGGTCCTCTCGCTGCCCGATACCCGAACGCCGGAACGCGCCGACGGTCAGATGCACTGGGGTGACGGATTCGAGATCGAGACAGTGATCAACTGCCGGATGGCCGCGGCCGACGTGCGGATCGTGGAGGTTCCCAGCGTGGAGCGCCTGCGCATCCACGGGGAGACGAACCTGCGCACCTTCGTGGACGGGTGGCGCGTGCTTCGGACCATCTTCTCGGAACGTTCCCGCGCAGCGGGGATCGCCCGCGCCTCCGTCGCGGCGTGAGCGCGCATTCCGTCAGCCTCGTCGTGTGCGCCTACACCGGGCGCCGCTGGCGCGACCTGTGCGCTGGGATCGCCGCCGTGGCCGCAGGATCCGAGCCGCCCGAGGAGATCGTGGTGGTGATCGACCACAATGAGGGCCTTCGGGTCCGCGCCGCCGCCGAGCTCCCGGCTCACGCGCCCGGCG
Protein-coding regions in this window:
- a CDS encoding phosphotransferase, translated to MPSVHPQARAAFDALDRAGVPWLLLRGRRSLARPDRDIDVLVSRDWRAIAQESLAQSGLVRVLAHGHGSHRFHFAFGQDGWTGLDVVDELAFGRYQDLVSPWAPQVLARGVVREGIPSPDPSDEALLLLLHLVLDKGGVPAHRRAEALAALRHRPLDSPLAARLDAIAGEGCAYRLTRVLGDEDASARLSRLLAARWRRSVPGPAVTRAVTARLGRRIPVRVPGRPRGVAIGVLGPDGAGKTTLLDGLAASLPLTTHYRHLGLWKPHAWDALLERVPGARLGLALTRVSATALSVAVHRLRGEVVLLDRLALDTRLSSDDSSVGGRITRWVAHAVAPPVDLILVLDAPGSVMYQRKREHSPQILEEWRQEYRRIAEEHPRAHLLDATATPGQTLASATRIVWRTLVGDPPGPLHGRQAVDAVMLGDGPWLQPGAQVGIGSVPLPAGWVRGLQEAGAQVRPLAGAPTATLHLVVTHNPHRRELSHAARALTPDGAMLTLGSGLPGLGVLPRLRSRIRAAGWTVSGVTWHAPSLHRSARLVPLDSAPALDSTLRRVAGIPAGALVGVAARGTARLGAMPVLVAQGSLWSARGGIPRTWLAGLLADPRAADRIDAAQAAGAVVITPRYETSRHLIALLHHGRGARPSLAVKVPRDPGDTAGIDRESRVLTHLGDQGFSGVPELLGVWAHRGRPAMVTTALAGEELSPQRVRADPVGARGAVLAFVARLGRLPAPPVEPAAALRGLVDLAARCGQPSWLTALTAATHAAMRPELLTGAVEHGDLGHPNLLVEPASGRLTVLDWERADLTGIAGSDLVYAWHYLTCALEGAWRTQDQVALLRREFSPSGAGLSALRGHLTSCGADPRRAEEVVMLTWARCAASLAERLPARGAEAAVAVDRDVALWRASVVLMTGTDLDPAQDNAAR
- a CDS encoding glycosyltransferase family 4 protein, producing MRMLYLTEAAPSRDPQFSDGSAMIPYEVIRALPRHVEVTLVSFRGGAAVPPEIRERCAHVDEIDLPRSRPADLAGLLRGVYPADSRRGSARVRRMTQDLIRTHDATLVHGPHLAGALRGLPPTAAPVAFQTVDPWSLRTAMEAHLTSGPRAWYRRYSALVRHRLERALPAQVRLLTVGQADAESWSRALGRTVRAVPNGVDTAALTGPAPHVPPDAPPRGAPDVCFVGSLDYAPNVESARRLVHRVAPLLWEQRPDLSIVVAGRSPVPQVLELASDRVTVQANVPDLAALVRSARVAVFPDLHGLGKRNSVSEALAVGTPVVATAVAAREQGEHPLLTRAESDRDLAGAVLAAWERPPAAQPSQHGVAMRTWADAAADYLAALS
- a CDS encoding glycosyltransferase family 2 protein, whose translation is MQPTISIVVPTKNEAANLREVLPRLPAVHEVIVVDGGSVDGTVQAARETLPGVRIVEQTRRGKGNALACGFEVATGDVIVMFDADGSADPAEIPVFVDALTQGADFAKGSRFAPGGGSEDITPIRRAGNAALHVVANLAFRTRFSDLCYGYNAFWRDMVPVLSLPDTRTPERADGQMHWGDGFEIETVINCRMAAADVRIVEVPSVERLRIHGETNLRTFVDGWRVLRTIFSERSRAAGIARASVAA